A single genomic interval of Lynx canadensis isolate LIC74 chromosome A2, mLynCan4.pri.v2, whole genome shotgun sequence harbors:
- the SMIM7 gene encoding small integral membrane protein 7 gives MIGDILLFGTLLMNAGAVLNFKLKKKDTQGFGEESREPSTGDNIREFLLSLRYFRIFIALWNVFMMFCMIVLFGS, from the exons ATGATCGGGGACATCCTGCTGTTCGG GACGCTGCTGATGAACGCCGGGGCGGTGCTCAACTTTAAGCT GAAAAAGAAGGACACGCAGGGCTTTGGGGAGGAGTCGAGGGAGCCCAGCACAG GTGACAACATCCGGGAGTTCCTACTGAGCCTCAGATACTTCCGCATCTTCATTGCGCTGTGGAATGTCTTCATGATGTTCTGCATGATCGT GCTGTTTGGCTCCTGA